A window of the Aspergillus flavus chromosome 6, complete sequence genome harbors these coding sequences:
- a CDS encoding Hemimethylated DNA-binding protein YccV like-domain-containing protein: MVLSLENLPEEILHTILCYSHPCSAAALQQTAHRFEHATNEPLLWRFYCQVHFKYWDSKHDILQKLSAPACAVNWKALYVTRHLTECTASYLLDSILAGQTGRIEKFHALINLGYDVKDTLIRNISPELETDDHLARRYYGKVLLTCLHRSIALPVWAKLRNGGNVTLERALGAFDLFIPESGYGSLDEITNKLDEIVGRLSSLYPSIHMSTPREKARTIAVYLKSNNLTGIQPDREYHCIEHNFLGVALNDPNHNSLPLVSAAIYCYVAQRLGLNARPCGFPFHVHVIVKPPPGLDINGNMLAPGVCGDPIYMDPFRSDRETPVTNLQSQLNYLGASTVEQSTFLGESRTSEIVLRCSKNILNSVQRMSQYPDVHLEPVDTVSAKYAALWSTMLLSDPSRPAEFRHHLPWLMELFATEFPSDIYLVEQYVVPMFRGLLEYEHILESLHVMRAVDEIPKQVKRRYSGRCDVKYRIGQVFRHRRYNYIAIITGWDTECDAGEQWMRRMGIDRLQGGRHQSFYHVIVQDRSVRYVAEENIELLAPNITELPTTLTAIAGRHFKRWDEETRTFVSNIKDEYPDD; this comes from the exons ATGGTTTTATCTCTCGAGAATCTTCCTGAAGAGATACTCCACACTATCCTATGCTACAGCCACCCCTGCTCTGCGGCTGCTTTACAGCAGACAGCCCATCGATTCGAACATGCTACCAACGAGCCTCTACTGTGGCGGTTCTACTGCCAAGTGCATTTCAAGTACTGGGACAGCAAACATGATATACTGCAAAAATTGTCGGCTCCCGCCTGCGCAGTAAACTGGAAAGCCTTATACGTAACTAGACACCTGACCGAGTGCACTGCTAGTTATCTCCTAGACAGTATCCTTGCGGGACAAACAGGGAGAATCGAGAAGTTCCACGCACTTATCAATCTTGGGTACGATGTTAAAGATACACTTATAAGGAATATATCGCCAGAATTAGAGACAGATGACCATCTAGCAAGAAG GTATTACGGCAAGGTGCTCCTGACCTGTTTACACCGGAGTATTGCGTTGCCAGTATGGGCTAAACTAAGGAATGGTGGGAATGTAACCCTGGAACGAGCACTGGGCGCTTTCGACCTTTTCATACCAGAAAGCGGATATGGAAGTCTTGATGAA ATAACTAACAAGCTGGACGAGATCGTTGGACGACTTTCCTCGTTATACCCTAGCATACATATGTCCACACCTCGCGAGAAGGCGAGGACTATCGCAGTATATTTGAAGTCAAACAACCTGACTGGTATTCAACCGGATAGGGAGTACCACTGCATAGAGCACAATTTCCTGGGTGTTGCACTAAATGACCCAAACCATAATTCGCTTCCCCTGGTGTCTGCAGCTATATATTGCTACGTTGCGCAGAGGCTTGGTCTAAATGCTCGACCTTGCGGGTTCCctttccatgtccatgttATTGTCAAGCCCCCACCGGGGCTCGATATAAATGGGAATATGCTGGCGCCGGGAGTTTGTGGAGATCCTATTTATATGGACCCATTTCGTTCAGATAGAGAGACGCCAGTCACGAATCTACAAAGCCAGCTGAACTACCTGGGAGCATCTACTGTCGAACAGTCGACCTTCCTAGGTGAATCTCGGACCTCTGAGATCGTTCTAAGGTGCAGCAAGAATATACTGAACTCGGTCCAGCGCATGTCTCAGTATCCAGATGTGCATTTGGAACCAGTGGATACTGTTAGTGCGAAGTATGCTGCCCTTTGGTCGACAATGCTCCTTTCTGACCCCTCTCGACCGGCCGAGTTTCGACATCATTTACCTTGGCTGATGGAGTTATTTGCTACGGAATTTCCATCTGATATCTACCTTGTCGAACAGTACGTAGTTCCGATGTTTCGTGGGTTGCTCGAATATGAGCATATCTTAGAGAGTCTCCACGTCATGCGGGCCGTGGATGAGATCCCAAAGCAAGTGAAGAGACGTTATTCTGGTCGATGCGACGTGAAGTACCGCATTGGTCAGGTTTTCCGACATCGTCGGTATAACTATATAGCTATCATAACCGGTTGGGACACTGAATGCGATGCAGGTGAGcagtggatgaggaggatgggcATTGATCGCTTGCAAGGAGGAAGACATCAAAGCTTTTACCACGTTAT TGTCCAGGATAGAAGCGTGCGGTATGTGGCAGAGGAGAATATCGAGCTTCTGGCCCCTAATATAACTGAGCTGCCTACAACCCTTACTGCAATCGCAGGGAGGCATTTCAAGCGGTGGGACGAAGAAACTCGGACCTTTGTGAGCAACATCAAAGACGAGTATCCTGATGATTAA
- a CDS encoding molecular chaperone: MGQTHSSNSHEGAGSDVNQPEEKKVDYYELLQVERNASGEEIKKAYRRRALELHPDRNYGNVEAATRLFAEIQTAYEVLSDAQERAWYDSHRDVFLGNDGKPEGADYSYDTRMTTSDEILKLFSKFSPRMEFTDAPTGFYGALRETFAQLALEETMACRWENVACVKYPTFGNCNADPEEVVRPFYAAWGSFATKKSFAWKNVYRYSEAPDRRVRRLMEKENKRLREDAIREFNEAVRSLVAFVKKRDPRYKSNTQSESQRQEFLRQSAAAQAARSRAANQAKLRDHVMQDWAKAETLGDESSDTSEDEVEYFECVVCHKTFKSHNQFEAHERSKKHIKAVKQLRWEMRAQNEELGLKGNVSDPEEPHWENSAYSIPQDGPVHNMESSVQQPRDGETRNGIGTDKYTSSDTRVDTKPDEGSLPHTDCHRDSIPDLSEADYVPRECVERRLGSQPTLIQRTGEMESPDNLSQRFSATEIEDSQTSPPKVGKAKQKRAKKAQRAMNQLQHIKCATCYAIFPSRSQLFIHIHEFDHAQPSNMGDVQRRGQ; this comes from the exons ATGGGACAGACGCACTCCTCGAACAGCCACGAGGGAGCAGGCTCGGACGTAAACCAAccagaggagaagaaggtagATTATTACGAGCTGCTCCAGGTCGAACGAAATGCATCTGGCGAGGA GATAAAAAAGGCCTACAGAAGACGGGCTCTCGAGTTACACCCGGATAGAAATTATGGCAACGTGGAGGCTGCTACCAGGCTGTTCGCCGAAATTCAAACTGCATACGAAGTTCTTTCAGACGCCCAGGAGCGTGCGTGGTATGATTCGCACCGTGATGTCTTCCTAGGAAACGATGGCAAGCCAGAAGGGGCCGATTATTCATACGATACGCGGATGACAACCTCCGACGAAATCCTAAAATTGTTCTCAAAATTCAGTCCTCGGATGGAATTTACAGACGCACCAACCGGATTCTACGGTGCCTTGCGTGAAACATTTGCACAACTTGCCCTGGAGGAGACAATGGCCTGCCGCTGGGAGAATGTCGCGTGCGTAAAGTATCCTACATTTGGAAACTGCAATGCCGACCCCGAAGAGGTCGTACGTCCGTTCTATGCTGCCTGGGGCAGTTTTGCCACGAAAAAGTCCTTCGCCTGGAAAAATGTGTACCGTTACTCCGAGGCACCAGACCGTCGTGTTCGCAGGCtaatggagaaggaaaacaaaCGTCTTCGGGAAGACGCCATTCGGGAATTCAACGAGGCTGTTAGGTCGCTTGTAGCTTTTGTGAAGAAGCGCGATCCCCGGTACAAGTCTAACACACAGAGTGAATCACAACGGCAGGAATTTCTTCGTCAATCAGCAGCTGCACAAGCAGCTAGATCACGAGCAGCAAATCAAGCGAAACTGCGTGATCATGTGATGCAAGATTGGGCAAAAGCGGAGACTTTAGGTGATGAATCTAGCGATACAAGCGAGGACGAAGTTGAGTACTTCGAGTGTGTTGTGTGCCACAAAACCTTCAAAAGTCATAATCAGTTCGAGGCCCACGAACGCAGCAAGAAGCATATAAAAGCTGTGAAGCAGCTACGCTGGGAGATGAGAGCACAGAATGAAGAGCTGGGCCTGAAAGGAAATGTCTCTGACCCCGAAGAGCCCCATTGGGAGAATTCTGCGTATAGCATTCCACAGGATGGCCCAGTGCACAATATGGAGTCATCAGTTCAACAACCACGGGATGGCGAGACAAGAAATGGTATCGGAACAGACAAATATACCTCTTCTGATACTAGAGTTGATACTAAACCTGACGAGGGTTCGTTGCCGCACACAGATTGCCATAGGGACTCTATACCTGATCTCAGCGAGGCCGATTATGTGCCTAGGGAGTGTGTTGAACGGCGATTAGGTTCCCAACCCACGTTAATCCAACGAACGGGAGAAATGGAGTCACCAGACAATCTGTCTCAACGGTTTTCAGCAACTGAAATAGAGGATTCGCAAACATCTCCACCGAAAGTGGGAAAGGCTAAGCAAAAACGTGCAAAAAAAGCCCAGCGTGCAATGAACCAGCTCCAGCATATCAAATGCGCCACTTGCTACGCTATCTTTCCCTCAAGGTCTCAATTGTTTATTCATATCCACGAGTTTGATCACGCTCAACCCTCAAACATGGGCGACGTGCAAAGGAGGGGGCAATAA